One genomic segment of Micromonospora sp. WMMC415 includes these proteins:
- a CDS encoding WhiB family transcriptional regulator, whose amino-acid sequence MSNVRRLPGPIVDLWDWQRLGACRGRDSAQFFHPDGERGSSRLRRESGAKAVCRTCPVRAECAAHALAVREPYGVWGGFSESERLRLLALGWEDLADRRQTRVDIARLEARLGRPHKSTVPAQRKIA is encoded by the coding sequence ATGTCGAACGTACGTAGACTTCCCGGACCCATCGTCGACCTCTGGGACTGGCAGCGTCTCGGCGCGTGCCGAGGTCGGGACAGCGCCCAGTTCTTCCACCCGGACGGCGAGCGGGGCTCCTCCCGCCTGCGCCGGGAGTCGGGCGCCAAGGCGGTCTGCCGCACCTGCCCGGTCCGGGCCGAGTGCGCGGCGCACGCCCTCGCCGTCCGCGAGCCGTACGGCGTCTGGGGCGGCTTCAGCGAGTCCGAGCGGCTGCGCCTGCTCGCCCTGGGCTGGGAGGACCTGGCCGATCGCCGGCAGACGCGGGTCGACATCGCCCGGCTGGAGGCTCGCCTGGGCCGGCCGCACAAGTCGACCGTCCCCGCGCAGCGCAAGATCGCCTGA
- a CDS encoding FAD-dependent oxidoreductase, with amino-acid sequence MRYDVVVIGSGFGGSVSALRLAEKGYRVGVLEAGRRFADEEFPETSWRVRRFLWAPWLGCYGLQRITLLRAADRKAGGGVMVLSGAGVGGGSLVYANTLYEPLDAFYDDPQWRDVTDWRDELARHYDQAKRMLGVTTYPVTTGADRAMRSVAERMGVGHTFHATPVGVHIGRPGQRVPDPYFGGAGPERTGCTHCGGCMTGCRHGAKNTLVKNYLWLAERLGVDVHPLTTVTAVRPVEGGGYAVHTVRTGAWLRKRRQVIHADQVVFAAGALGTQRLLHGMKASGALPRLSSRLGELTRTNSEAILGASVPRQRARADGTDFTEGVAITSSFHPDAQTHIEPVRYGRGSNAMGLLQSLLVDGGPRRVRRWLGSIVRQPGVAARMLSVRGWSERTVIALVMQSADNSLTTRMRRGPLGRQLVSGPGHGAPNPTWIPAGNQAVRLLAEEIGGVPGGALTEPFNVPMTAHILGGAVIGATPDDGVIDPWHRVYGHPGLHVVDGAAVSANLGVNPSLTITAQAERAMSFWPNKGEPDPRPSLGARYVRVPPIPPRTPAVPPDAPGALR; translated from the coding sequence ATGCGGTACGACGTGGTCGTCATCGGGTCCGGGTTCGGCGGCAGCGTCAGCGCGCTGCGGCTCGCCGAGAAGGGCTACCGGGTGGGGGTCCTGGAGGCCGGGCGCCGCTTCGCCGACGAGGAGTTCCCGGAGACCTCGTGGCGGGTGCGGCGGTTCCTCTGGGCGCCGTGGCTCGGGTGCTACGGGCTCCAGCGGATCACCCTGCTGCGGGCGGCCGACCGGAAGGCCGGCGGCGGGGTGATGGTGCTCTCCGGCGCCGGGGTGGGCGGTGGCTCACTGGTCTACGCCAACACGTTGTACGAGCCGCTCGACGCCTTCTACGACGATCCGCAGTGGCGCGACGTCACCGACTGGCGGGACGAGCTGGCCCGCCACTACGACCAGGCGAAGCGGATGCTCGGCGTCACCACGTACCCGGTCACCACGGGCGCGGACCGGGCGATGCGGTCGGTGGCCGAGCGGATGGGGGTCGGGCACACCTTCCACGCCACCCCGGTCGGCGTGCACATCGGCCGGCCGGGGCAGCGGGTGCCCGACCCGTACTTCGGCGGCGCCGGCCCGGAGCGGACCGGCTGCACGCACTGCGGCGGCTGCATGACGGGTTGCCGGCACGGGGCCAAGAACACCCTGGTCAAGAACTACCTGTGGCTCGCCGAGCGGCTCGGTGTCGACGTGCACCCGCTGACGACGGTGACCGCCGTGCGCCCGGTCGAGGGCGGCGGGTACGCGGTGCACACCGTGCGTACCGGGGCCTGGCTGCGCAAGCGCCGCCAGGTGATCCACGCCGACCAGGTGGTCTTCGCGGCGGGGGCGCTCGGCACCCAGCGGCTGCTGCACGGGATGAAGGCGAGCGGGGCGCTGCCCCGGCTCTCGTCCCGCCTCGGCGAGCTGACCCGGACCAACTCGGAGGCGATCCTCGGCGCGTCGGTGCCCCGCCAGCGGGCCCGGGCGGACGGGACGGACTTCACCGAGGGCGTGGCGATCACCAGCTCGTTCCACCCGGACGCGCAGACCCACATCGAACCGGTCCGTTACGGGCGGGGCTCAAACGCGATGGGGCTGCTCCAGTCGCTCCTGGTCGACGGCGGCCCGCGCCGGGTGCGCCGCTGGCTGGGCTCCATCGTGCGGCAGCCGGGCGTCGCGGCCCGGATGCTGTCGGTCCGCGGCTGGTCGGAGCGGACGGTGATCGCGCTGGTCATGCAGTCGGCGGACAACTCCCTGACCACCCGGATGCGGCGCGGGCCGCTCGGCCGGCAGCTGGTCTCCGGCCCCGGCCACGGTGCCCCGAACCCGACCTGGATTCCCGCCGGCAACCAGGCGGTGCGGCTGCTCGCCGAGGAGATCGGCGGGGTGCCGGGCGGTGCGCTGACCGAGCCGTTCAACGTCCCGATGACCGCGCACATCCTCGGCGGCGCGGTGATCGGTGCCACCCCCGACGACGGGGTGATCGACCCCTGGCACCGGGTGTACGGGCACCCGGGCCTGCACGTGGTGGACGGCGCGGCGGTCTCGGCCAACCTCGGCGTCAACCCGAGCCTCACGATCACCGCCCAGGCCGAACGCGCCATGTCCTTCTGGCCCAACAAGGGCGAGCCGGATCCCCGCCCATCCCTCGGCGCCCGCTATGTCCGCGTCCCCCCGATCCCCCCGCGCACCCCGGCCGTCCCGCCCGACGCCCCCGGCGCGCTGCGGTAA
- a CDS encoding LCP family protein: MVLGSDARRGWRLALVALAAGVLLTAGGAAVVRTLADRGPQRPAPDASATGATPTPTPTPSPAPTGPPPGAAAITGPLNLLLVGVDTRVSDPAWEPHSDAVLVLHVPRGLDRAYLFSLPRDLLVDIPAFPRADYRGGRTKLTHAMAYGSRVPGRPRNPDPAQGYDLLRSTVSGYTGLRIDAGAVLTFGGFDRLVDTLGGVDLRIDQRVVSQHRRPDGTHRAPKPGGGGYVGPQMVYEPGVRHLNGWQALDYARQRYMSGGDYARQRHQQQLIKALVTKILDEDLARDPARVEQVVAALGDTLIYAGGPRIVDVAYALGGLDPDRLVLVGLPGASVGRGSGYRGEQLTQVGRGFLPELRAGRADAYLAAHPGLRQES; encoded by the coding sequence ATGGTCCTCGGGTCCGACGCGCGCCGTGGGTGGCGCCTCGCCCTGGTCGCGCTCGCCGCCGGCGTCCTGCTCACGGCCGGCGGGGCGGCCGTGGTCCGTACGCTGGCCGACCGCGGCCCGCAGCGGCCGGCGCCCGACGCGAGCGCCACCGGAGCCACCCCCACCCCCACGCCCACGCCGTCGCCCGCACCGACCGGCCCGCCGCCCGGCGCCGCCGCCATCACGGGCCCGCTCAACCTGCTGCTGGTGGGGGTGGACACCCGGGTCAGCGACCCCGCCTGGGAGCCGCACTCGGACGCCGTCCTCGTCCTGCACGTGCCGCGCGGGCTGGACCGGGCGTACCTGTTCTCACTCCCCCGCGACCTGCTGGTCGACATCCCGGCCTTTCCCCGAGCCGACTACCGCGGCGGGCGCACCAAGCTGACCCACGCCATGGCCTACGGCAGCCGGGTGCCCGGCCGGCCGCGCAATCCGGACCCCGCCCAGGGGTACGACCTGCTGCGCAGCACGGTCAGCGGCTACACGGGCCTGCGGATCGACGCCGGCGCCGTGCTCACCTTCGGCGGCTTCGACCGGCTGGTGGACACCCTCGGTGGGGTGGACCTGCGGATCGACCAGCGGGTGGTGTCGCAGCACCGCCGGCCGGACGGTACCCACCGCGCCCCGAAGCCGGGCGGCGGCGGGTACGTCGGGCCGCAGATGGTGTATGAGCCGGGCGTACGGCACCTCAACGGCTGGCAGGCGCTGGACTACGCGCGCCAGCGCTACATGTCCGGTGGCGACTACGCGCGCCAGCGCCACCAGCAGCAGCTGATCAAGGCACTGGTCACGAAGATCCTCGACGAGGACCTGGCCCGGGACCCGGCGCGGGTCGAGCAGGTGGTGGCGGCACTCGGAGACACCCTGATCTACGCCGGTGGGCCGCGGATCGTCGACGTCGCGTACGCCCTGGGCGGTCTGGATCCGGACCGGCTCGTCCTCGTCGGTCTCCCCGGCGCATCCGTCGGCCGGGGCAGCGGCTACCGCGGTGAACAGCTCACCCAGGTCGGGCGCGGGTTCCTCCCGGAGCTCCGGGCCGGCCGCGCCGACGCGTACCTGGCCGCGCATCCGGGGCTGCGGCAGGAATCGTGA
- the guaB gene encoding IMP dehydrogenase, translating into MEISPSTAQPTGADNGELGGHLPELPAGSARVVPLGLTFDDVLLQPGESDIVPSRVNTRTKLTRSIELSIPLLSSAMDTVTEARMAIAMARQGGIGVLHRNLSVEDQALQVDLVKRSESGMITNPVTASPEDTLRDVDALCGRYRISGVPVVDGDGQLVGIVTNRDMRFVSDPATPVHEIMTRTPLITAPVGVSKDEALALLRQHKVEKLPIVDGSGKLRGLITVKDFTKSEQYPDATKDDAGRLRVAAAVGVGEDAYKRARTLVDAGVDVLIVDTAHGHQRAVLEMVARVKKDTGIDVIGGNIATYAGAKALVEAGADGVKVGVGPGAICTTRVVAGVGVPQITAIMEAARAARPAGVPVIGDGGVQYSGDIAKALVAGADTVMLGSLLAGCEESPGELIFVNGKQYKAYRGMGSLGAMQSRGQAKSYSKDRYFQQDVTSDEKLVPEGVEGQVPYRGPLARVAHQLVGGLRLAMGYAGAESITELHQRGQLIRITAAGLKESHPHDIQMTVEAPNYHTR; encoded by the coding sequence GTGGAAATTTCGCCCAGCACCGCTCAGCCGACCGGCGCCGACAACGGCGAGCTGGGCGGCCACCTGCCGGAGCTGCCCGCCGGCTCGGCGCGAGTGGTGCCGCTCGGGCTCACCTTCGACGACGTGCTGCTCCAGCCGGGCGAGTCGGACATCGTGCCCAGCCGGGTGAACACCCGCACCAAGCTGACTCGGTCGATCGAGCTGTCCATCCCGCTGCTGTCCAGCGCGATGGACACGGTGACCGAGGCGCGGATGGCGATCGCCATGGCCCGCCAGGGCGGCATCGGCGTGCTGCACCGCAACCTTTCCGTGGAGGACCAGGCGCTCCAGGTCGACCTGGTGAAGCGCTCCGAGTCCGGCATGATCACCAACCCGGTGACCGCCAGCCCGGAGGACACGCTCCGCGACGTCGACGCGCTCTGCGGGCGGTACCGCATCTCCGGCGTGCCGGTGGTCGACGGCGACGGCCAGCTGGTCGGCATCGTCACCAACCGCGACATGCGCTTCGTGTCCGACCCGGCCACCCCGGTCCACGAGATCATGACCCGCACCCCGTTGATCACCGCCCCGGTCGGCGTCAGCAAGGACGAGGCGCTCGCCCTGCTCCGCCAGCACAAGGTCGAGAAGCTGCCGATCGTCGACGGCTCCGGCAAGCTGCGCGGGCTGATCACGGTCAAGGACTTCACCAAGAGCGAGCAGTACCCGGACGCCACCAAGGACGACGCCGGCCGCCTCCGCGTCGCCGCCGCCGTCGGCGTCGGTGAGGACGCGTACAAGCGGGCCCGCACCCTGGTCGACGCGGGCGTCGACGTGCTGATCGTGGACACCGCGCACGGCCACCAGCGGGCCGTGCTGGAGATGGTGGCCCGGGTCAAGAAGGACACCGGCATCGACGTCATCGGCGGCAACATCGCCACGTACGCCGGCGCGAAGGCACTGGTCGAGGCCGGCGCGGACGGCGTCAAGGTCGGGGTCGGCCCGGGCGCCATCTGCACGACCCGGGTGGTCGCGGGTGTCGGCGTACCGCAGATCACGGCGATCATGGAGGCGGCGCGGGCGGCGCGGCCGGCCGGCGTCCCGGTGATCGGCGACGGCGGCGTCCAGTACTCGGGCGACATCGCCAAGGCGCTCGTCGCCGGGGCCGACACGGTCATGCTGGGCAGCCTGCTGGCCGGCTGCGAGGAGAGCCCGGGCGAGTTGATCTTCGTCAACGGCAAGCAGTACAAGGCCTACCGGGGGATGGGCTCGCTGGGTGCCATGCAGTCCCGGGGCCAGGCCAAGTCGTACTCGAAGGACCGCTACTTCCAGCAGGACGTGACCAGCGACGAGAAGCTGGTCCCCGAGGGCGTCGAGGGCCAGGTGCCGTACCGGGGGCCGCTGGCCCGGGTCGCCCACCAGCTGGTCGGTGGGCTGCGGCTCGCCATGGGTTACGCCGGTGCGGAGAGCATCACCGAGCTGCACCAGCGTGGCCAGCTGATCCGGATCACCGCGGCCGGGCTCAAGGAGAGCCACCCGCACGACATCCAGATGACCGTCGAGGCGCCCAACTACCACACCCGCTGA
- a CDS encoding GuaB3 family IMP dehydrogenase-related protein, whose product MRDVVEIGLGKTAQRGYHLDDIAIVPSRRTRDVDDVSTAWQLDAYPFGIPCVGHPSDATMSPASAVKLSQLGGLGVLNVEGLWTRYENPTKVLEELAGLDEDARHTKRLQEAYSEPIRPDLIAERVRELRAGGGTVAVRVSPQHTLALAPVILDAGVDILVIQGTIVSAEHVSTTEEPLNLKEFIADLDLPVIVGGCTDYKTALHLMRTGAAGVIVGIGGDDWSTTDSVLGIRVPMATAIADAAAARRDYLDETGGRYVHLIADGDVMTSGDIAKALGCGADAVMLGEPLSLCAEAPAGGAWWHSAASHPSLPRGAFEVAGEPLGSMEQLLFGPADEPDGQLNLFGGLRRAMAKCGYRDLKEFQKVGLVLDR is encoded by the coding sequence ATGCGTGACGTGGTCGAGATCGGGCTGGGCAAGACCGCGCAGCGCGGCTACCACCTGGACGACATCGCGATCGTGCCGAGCCGCCGCACCCGGGACGTCGACGACGTCTCCACGGCCTGGCAGCTCGACGCGTACCCGTTCGGCATCCCCTGCGTCGGCCACCCCTCCGACGCGACGATGAGCCCGGCCTCGGCGGTGAAGCTGAGCCAGCTCGGCGGCCTCGGCGTGCTCAACGTGGAGGGTCTGTGGACCCGCTACGAGAACCCGACGAAGGTGCTGGAGGAGCTGGCCGGCCTGGACGAGGACGCGCGCCACACCAAGCGGCTCCAGGAGGCGTACTCCGAGCCGATCCGTCCCGACCTGATCGCCGAGCGGGTCCGCGAGCTGCGTGCCGGCGGCGGCACGGTGGCCGTGCGGGTCTCGCCGCAGCACACCCTCGCGCTCGCCCCGGTCATCCTCGACGCCGGTGTCGACATCCTGGTCATCCAGGGCACCATCGTCTCCGCCGAGCACGTCTCGACGACCGAGGAGCCGCTCAACCTCAAGGAGTTCATCGCCGACCTCGACCTGCCGGTCATCGTCGGCGGCTGCACCGACTACAAGACCGCCCTGCACCTGATGCGTACGGGTGCGGCCGGCGTCATCGTCGGCATCGGCGGCGACGACTGGTCCACGACCGACTCCGTGCTCGGCATCCGGGTGCCGATGGCCACCGCGATCGCCGACGCGGCGGCCGCGCGGCGCGACTACCTGGACGAGACCGGCGGCCGGTACGTGCACCTGATCGCCGACGGCGACGTCATGACCTCGGGCGACATCGCCAAGGCCCTCGGCTGCGGGGCGGACGCGGTGATGCTCGGCGAGCCGCTGTCGCTGTGCGCGGAGGCACCGGCCGGTGGCGCGTGGTGGCACTCGGCCGCCAGCCACCCGTCGCTGCCGCGCGGCGCGTTCGAGGTGGCCGGCGAGCCGCTCGGCTCGATGGAGCAGCTGCTCTTCGGCCCGGCCGACGAGCCGGACGGCCAGCTCAACCTGTTCGGCGGGCTGCGCCGCGCGATGGCCAAGTGCGGCTACCGCGACCTCAAGGAGTTCCAGAAGGTCGGCCTGGTCCTGGACCGCTGA
- a CDS encoding DUF5319 domain-containing protein, whose amino-acid sequence MHDEPIDPFNGDPADPTAGLHDPGDESLDPLTDVERQDVLEDLADLEIYQALLAPIGVRGLVIECEDCREPHYFDWDLLRGNLRHLLSSGRPRVHEPAYDPDPDHYVSWDYARGYADGVHDTLSEGSDEEPGSGR is encoded by the coding sequence GTGCACGACGAGCCCATCGACCCGTTCAACGGCGACCCGGCCGATCCGACCGCCGGCCTGCACGATCCTGGCGACGAGTCGCTCGACCCGCTGACCGACGTCGAGCGGCAGGACGTCCTGGAGGACCTGGCCGACCTGGAGATCTACCAGGCGCTGCTGGCGCCGATCGGGGTGCGCGGGCTGGTGATCGAGTGTGAGGACTGCCGGGAGCCCCACTACTTCGACTGGGACCTGCTCCGGGGTAATCTGCGCCACCTGCTCAGCTCCGGGCGTCCCCGGGTGCACGAGCCGGCGTACGACCCGGATCCGGACCACTACGTCAGCTGGGACTACGCGCGCGGGTACGCCGACGGCGTGCACGACACGCTGAGCGAGGGCTCGGACGAGGAGCCGGGCTCCGGGCGCTGA
- a CDS encoding M1 family metallopeptidase encodes MRRTSAPVRPGLAVAVAAAVVLAGCLPSRDDDGFHPGAADIGDPYVPGAGNGGYDVDNYRLAVDYDPPGDRLSGRAVVTATATEPLSRFNLDLVGLDVTAVTVDDARAEHHRDGDELVVTPERGLARGSRFTVEVTYAGVPTARPDGQLGSGGFLHTEDGAIALGQPYSAATWFPVNDHPSDKATYEIEVTVPDGLEALSNGVPGGRTSAGGRTTWRWAERTPMASYLSTLVIGDYRVTTGTHAGKPIVTAVPERLAATGPEASSLARTAEIADFLAGRFGPYPFESYGGIAVTDPRVGYALETQSRPVYGPGFFRSGQPNLGVVTHELAHQWFGNSVAVARWRDIWLNEGFATYAEWLWEEHDGGRTAQRNFKLRYAMTDWSRPTLDPGRGQLFGSAVYTRGALAVHALRRTVGDDAFFTILRTWTAERRGGNATTDDLVALAERVSGKDLRPLFDAWLTGRTAPTLP; translated from the coding sequence GTGCGTCGTACCTCAGCCCCGGTCCGCCCGGGCCTGGCCGTGGCCGTCGCGGCGGCGGTCGTGCTCGCCGGCTGCCTCCCGTCCAGGGACGACGACGGCTTCCACCCGGGCGCGGCCGACATCGGCGACCCGTACGTCCCGGGGGCCGGCAACGGCGGGTACGACGTGGACAACTACCGCCTCGCCGTCGACTACGACCCGCCCGGGGACCGGCTCTCCGGCCGGGCCGTGGTCACCGCCACCGCCACCGAGCCGCTGTCCCGCTTCAACCTGGACCTCGTCGGGCTGGACGTGACGGCGGTGACCGTCGACGACGCCCGGGCCGAACACCACCGCGACGGCGACGAACTGGTCGTCACCCCGGAGCGGGGGCTGGCCCGGGGCAGCCGGTTCACCGTCGAGGTGACGTACGCCGGCGTTCCCACCGCCCGCCCCGACGGGCAGCTGGGCAGTGGCGGCTTCCTGCACACCGAGGACGGGGCGATCGCCCTCGGCCAGCCGTACTCGGCCGCGACCTGGTTCCCGGTCAACGACCACCCTTCCGACAAGGCCACCTACGAGATCGAGGTGACCGTCCCGGACGGGCTGGAGGCGCTCAGCAACGGCGTGCCGGGCGGGCGGACCAGCGCGGGCGGCCGGACCACGTGGCGGTGGGCCGAGCGGACGCCGATGGCGAGTTACCTGAGCACGCTGGTGATCGGGGACTACCGGGTGACGACCGGCACCCACGCCGGGAAGCCGATCGTCACGGCGGTGCCGGAGCGGCTCGCCGCGACCGGCCCGGAGGCGAGTTCGCTGGCCCGCACCGCCGAGATCGCCGACTTCCTGGCCGGCCGGTTCGGGCCGTACCCGTTCGAGTCGTACGGCGGGATCGCGGTCACCGACCCGCGGGTGGGGTACGCGCTGGAGACGCAGTCCCGGCCGGTCTACGGGCCGGGCTTCTTCCGGAGCGGGCAACCCAACCTCGGTGTGGTCACGCACGAACTGGCGCACCAGTGGTTCGGCAACAGCGTCGCGGTGGCCCGCTGGCGGGACATCTGGCTCAACGAGGGCTTCGCCACGTACGCGGAGTGGCTGTGGGAGGAGCACGACGGCGGCCGGACCGCGCAGCGGAACTTCAAGCTCCGGTACGCGATGACCGACTGGTCGCGACCGACGCTCGACCCCGGCCGCGGGCAGCTGTTCGGCAGCGCCGTCTACACGCGCGGTGCGCTGGCCGTGCACGCGCTGCGTCGGACGGTCGGTGACGACGCCTTCTTCACGATCCTTCGCACGTGGACGGCCGAGCGGCGGGGCGGCAACGCCACCACGGACGATCTGGTGGCGCTCGCCGAGCGGGTCTCCGGGAAGGATCTGCGCCCGCTCTTCGACGCCTGGCTGACCGGGCGGACCGCGCCGACCCTGCCGTGA
- a CDS encoding M1 family metallopeptidase has translation MVRGRRNLRVGVGLLMAGVLGVSGCQSSEPTAAPEQSAAPTATPTPARNFTPGAAGAGDPYFPSYGNGGYDVTAYTVKVRYDPAKDQLSGVTTVKATATADLSSFNLDLAGLTVSGVTIDGAAAGHEQEKNELVVTPAAGLVSGNGFTAEITYAGVPKPLKNEVLGEGGWLHTGDGAIALGQPESASTWFPVNDHPSDKATYQFEITVPDGLTAVSNGVPGGKTSTGGWTTWKWAENTPMASYLSTVAIGKFRLTQSEHKGRPVFHAVTTKVSKGAADASIAKTLKVADYLETVFGPYPVDAYGGVVVSDERIRYALETQSRPVYSAGFFRRGENTGVVAHELAHQWFGNSVALERWQDIWLNEGLSSYAEWLWAEHSGEGTAKQAFDIRMARVPAEVWRTPPGKPGVKNLFSESVYERGAMTVHALRVSVGDKAFFQILKTWAQEQRNGTGTTKEFVELSERISGKQLDKLFDAWLYDTRKPAVPKPL, from the coding sequence ATGGTACGTGGACGACGAAACCTTCGGGTGGGCGTCGGTCTGCTGATGGCGGGTGTGTTGGGGGTGAGCGGCTGCCAGTCGTCCGAGCCGACGGCGGCACCCGAGCAGTCGGCCGCACCGACGGCGACGCCGACGCCGGCGCGGAACTTCACGCCCGGGGCGGCCGGTGCCGGCGACCCGTACTTCCCGAGCTACGGCAACGGCGGGTACGACGTCACGGCGTACACGGTGAAGGTGCGCTACGACCCGGCGAAGGACCAGTTGAGCGGCGTGACCACGGTGAAGGCCACGGCCACGGCGGACCTGTCGTCGTTCAACCTGGACCTGGCCGGGTTGACGGTCAGCGGTGTGACGATCGACGGTGCCGCCGCCGGGCACGAGCAGGAGAAGAACGAACTCGTCGTCACCCCGGCCGCCGGCCTGGTCTCCGGCAACGGCTTCACCGCCGAGATCACGTACGCGGGCGTGCCGAAGCCGCTGAAGAACGAGGTGCTCGGTGAGGGCGGGTGGCTGCACACCGGCGACGGGGCGATCGCGCTGGGCCAGCCGGAGTCGGCCAGCACCTGGTTCCCGGTCAACGACCACCCGTCGGACAAGGCGACCTACCAGTTCGAGATCACCGTCCCGGACGGCCTGACGGCGGTCAGCAACGGCGTGCCGGGCGGGAAGACCAGCACCGGCGGCTGGACCACCTGGAAGTGGGCCGAGAACACCCCGATGGCGAGCTACCTCAGCACGGTGGCCATCGGCAAGTTCCGGCTCACCCAGAGCGAGCACAAGGGACGGCCGGTGTTCCACGCGGTCACGACGAAGGTGTCCAAGGGCGCCGCCGACGCGTCGATCGCGAAGACGCTCAAGGTGGCGGACTACCTGGAGACCGTGTTCGGCCCGTACCCGGTGGACGCGTACGGCGGCGTGGTCGTGTCCGACGAGCGCATCCGGTACGCGCTGGAGACGCAGAGCCGACCGGTCTACTCCGCCGGCTTCTTCCGCCGTGGCGAGAACACCGGCGTGGTGGCGCACGAGCTGGCCCACCAGTGGTTCGGCAACAGCGTGGCGCTGGAGCGGTGGCAGGACATCTGGCTCAACGAGGGGCTGTCGTCGTACGCGGAGTGGCTGTGGGCCGAGCACAGCGGCGAGGGCACCGCGAAGCAGGCCTTCGACATCCGGATGGCCCGGGTGCCGGCGGAGGTGTGGCGGACCCCGCCGGGTAAGCCCGGCGTGAAGAACCTGTTCAGCGAATCGGTGTACGAGCGCGGCGCGATGACCGTGCACGCGCTCCGGGTGTCGGTCGGCGACAAGGCGTTCTTCCAGATCCTGAAGACCTGGGCGCAGGAGCAGCGGAACGGCACCGGCACCACGAAGGAGTTCGTCGAGCTCTCCGAGCGGATCTCCGGCAAGCAGCTGGACAAGCTCTTCGACGCGTGGCTGTACGACACCAGGAAGCCCGCCGTTCCCAAGCCGCTCTGA
- a CDS encoding response regulator transcription factor — protein MRTVLVCVRTPLAAQHLTSAAARLGLSGAVRTAVSDPEVMLRLAERPADVVLADTALTRPDSAGFVRRVLARAPQAAVLLLGAEESEAAAATINAGARGLIQGTDHDLTSAVAKALLLLSAPGRANRHRVTDPVRDAASVGGPARSTPAGRTPADPPTAWSASSTDPAAGHPTVVPVQRGDDPAEPAGEPEGAVPGNQRNASAARNGRASIGLTERELQVLLGMAEGKSNAEIGRELFVSEDTVKTHARRLFRKLGARDRAHAVAAGFRAGLVA, from the coding sequence GTGCGTACGGTTCTCGTGTGCGTTCGGACGCCCTTGGCGGCGCAGCACCTGACCTCCGCGGCGGCGCGGCTGGGACTGTCCGGGGCGGTGCGGACCGCCGTCTCCGATCCCGAGGTGATGCTGCGGCTCGCGGAGCGTCCCGCCGACGTGGTGCTCGCCGACACGGCGCTCACCCGGCCGGACAGCGCCGGGTTCGTCCGCCGGGTGCTGGCCCGGGCGCCGCAGGCCGCCGTCCTGCTGCTCGGCGCCGAGGAGTCCGAGGCGGCCGCCGCGACGATCAACGCCGGCGCCCGTGGCCTCATCCAGGGCACCGACCACGACCTCACCAGCGCGGTGGCGAAGGCGCTGCTGCTGCTCTCGGCCCCCGGGCGGGCCAACCGGCACCGGGTCACCGACCCCGTACGGGACGCCGCCTCCGTGGGCGGGCCGGCCCGCTCCACGCCGGCCGGCCGGACCCCCGCCGACCCGCCCACGGCCTGGTCGGCCAGCTCCACCGACCCGGCCGCCGGGCATCCGACGGTGGTGCCCGTGCAGCGCGGTGACGACCCCGCCGAACCGGCCGGCGAGCCGGAGGGTGCGGTGCCGGGCAACCAGCGCAACGCCTCCGCCGCCCGGAACGGGCGGGCGTCGATCGGGCTGACCGAGCGCGAGCTGCAGGTGCTGCTGGGGATGGCGGAGGGCAAGAGCAACGCCGAGATCGGGCGTGAGCTGTTCGTCTCCGAGGACACGGTCAAGACCCACGCCCGGCGGCTCTTCCGCAAGCTGGGCGCGCGGGACCGCGCCCACGCGGTGGCCGCCGGCTTCCGCGCCGGGCTGGTGGCCTGA